In Lacerta agilis isolate rLacAgi1 chromosome 1, rLacAgi1.pri, whole genome shotgun sequence, the following proteins share a genomic window:
- the LOC117058353 gene encoding coiled-coil-helix-coiled-coil-helix domain-containing protein 7-like: MSRKLQRLRNHDINPCLVEADASSKCMDKNNYNRDACTLYFLRYKSCKKFWNGIVMQRRKDGIKPDMPTGEEREKILASIGRIPY, from the coding sequence ATGTCTAGAAAACTGCAACGTCTTCGAAATCATGACATAAATCCCTGCCTTGTGGAAGCAGATGCCTCTAGCAAATGTATGGATAAGAATAACTACAATAGAGATGCATGCACCCTGTACTTTTTAAGATACAAGAGCTGCAAAAAGTTTTGGAATGGGATCGTGATGCAGAGAAGAAAAGATGGAATCAAACCAGATATGCCtacaggagaagagagagagaagatcctGGCATCAATAGGAAGAATACCATACTGA